One genomic region from Hemiscyllium ocellatum isolate sHemOce1 chromosome 13, sHemOce1.pat.X.cur, whole genome shotgun sequence encodes:
- the zbbx gene encoding zinc finger B-box domain-containing protein 1 → MNPNDFVVIPGNKSGTSVKLKARNLRELRLETLQLELDSDVMEQRLQQLRQTMRKEKEERERSGPYHWKSGQMGSLVNHAQVVLRNKENFNQKITSGKTKIRILKDHPEEPRKRAIIDAAVSETENLKVKGKLCGQCEIRSPVLVCVECGEDYCSSCFAKFHQKGALKLHRFSPFQAEEHASSNSLHLVSQFKKQIELDPPVNTKQFLKKHFSLRKSSSQMAAPQHVESKKMVSQRFVSKASEQTI, encoded by the exons AAATCTTCGGGAGCTACGATTAGAAACTCTGCAGCTAGAACTAGACAGTGATGTAATGGAACAGAGGTTGCAGCAACTTCGACAAACCATGCGTAAGGAAAAGGAGGAACGGGA GCGATCGGGACCATATCATTGGAAGTCTGGACAGATGGGGAGTCTTGTTAATCATGCGCAGGTAGTGctgagaaataaagaaaattttAATCAGAAG ATAACTTCTGGAAAGACAAAAATCAGAATATTGAAGGATCATCCTGAAG AGCCTCGGAAACGTGCAATCATCGATGCAGCAGTTAGTGAAACTGAAAATCTAAAAGTTAAGGGGAAATTATGTGGACAGTGTGAGATCAGAAGTCCTGTGCTG GTTTGTGTGGAGTGTGGAGAGGATTACTGTTCTAGCTGCTTTGCTAAATTCCATCAAAAGGGGGCACTGAAGCTTCACAGATTTTCTCCCTTTCAG GCAGAGGAACATGCATCAAGCAATTCATTGCATTTAGTCAGccaatttaaaaaacaaattgaatTGGACCCACCTGTGAATACTAAGCAGTTTCTGAAGAAACATTTTTCACTAAGGAAGTCTTCATCTCAAATGGCCGCTCCACAACATGTTGAA AGCAAGAAGATGGTGAGTCAACGGTTTGTGAGCAAAGCATCAGAGCAGACCATTTGA